The DNA region ACGTGCAAGGACAGGGCTATGATGAGGGCGGTCTGCATGGTCTCGCTCCAGAACGGTCTTTGGAAATTAGATATACATAATGTATAATCAATTCGACGAAAGCAAGGCAGACGGATGCCGCCGCGCAGCTATGTGAGCCCGGCGCGCAGCGCGGCCGCGGCCGAGACCCGCGAGCGCGTGCTCGAGGCAGCCTCGCGCACGCTGCGCGAAGGCGAGAGCATTGCGCGCTTTTCGCTGGACACGGTGGCGAAAGCGGCCGGCGTGACCCGGCTCACCGTCTACAACCAGTTCGGCTCGCGGCGCGGGCTGCTGGAGGCGGTGTTCGACGGCATCGCCCGGCAGGGCGGGCTGCATCAGCTCGCCGAGGCCTGGACCACGCCCGATCCCCAGGCCGCGCTGGATCGGGTGATCGAGATCTTTTGCGGCTTCTGGAGCCGCGATCCGGCGATCGGCCGGCTGCACGACGCGATGGCCACCGATCCGGAGTTCGCCGAAGCCATCCGCGAGCGCAACGACCGCCGCCGCCGCGGTTTTACCGCCATGGTCGACCGGATCGCGGGCGACGCGGCGTCGCCGCAGGCCCGCAAGGACGCTGTCGACCTGCTGTTCATGCTGACGAGCTATCCGACCTTCGCCTCGCTGCGCCCGGGGCGGACGCGGGAGGAGGTCTGCCGGCTGCTGCAAGCCGCCTGCCGCGGCGTGATTGCGCCGCTATCATCCTATAACTCACGGGCGGCACCAAACACTCAGCGTCGTCCCGGCGAAGGCCGGGACCCATGACCACCGATAGTCATTGTTGCGCGTTGGCGGAACGACGAGATCGCCCCCTAACATCCGCCGCGGAGTATGGGTCCCGGCCTTCGCCGGGACGACGACGCATATGGCACCGTTCACGTTTCAGGGTGACGGCATCAGAGCTGCGTCGCCTTGAACTTGCTGTAGGCCTCGCGTGTCGCGATAATCACGTGCGCCTCGCAGCCGTTGTTGCGGTGCGGGTCGCAGCGCGTCTCGTAGTCGGCCGAGGTCATCATGTCGATGAAATCAGCCACGCTCGGATAGTAGACCAGCGCGATGTAATCCCATTGCTGGCCGGCCGGCTCGCCCAGCGCGACCGCCTCGGCATTGCCGGTCCACAGCAGCGTGCCGCCGCGCGCCTTGATCATCGGCACGGTGAGCGCGCTGTAGCGCAGATAGGCGTCCCGGCCCGAGCCGTCGCCATCGAGCGAGCGTGGGCGAAACCGCATCAGATTGACCATCACCACCGGTGCCGCGCGGTCGAGCTCGCCCAGGCCTTTGATGTTCAGGAGATCGACACCCATTCTTTCTGCTCCATCCAGGCATATATTTCCGAGCGCTGGCCGCGGTCCGGCCGCAAAGATTATGTCACATCGCAAGGCTACGCTGAAACGCGCCCGGGCTCGAGGCTTGCACCTCCAGGCTTGCAAGCGGCCCCTGCGCCTCCCGGAGGTCAAGGCCGTGATGACCCTTCCCGAACTTGCGGCCGACGCGCTCGGCAAGTTCCTCGGTGAATACATGCAGCGCCGGTTCGGCAGCTCGCAGACCGAGCTGGTCGAGATGGTGCCCTCGATCGCGCGGATCGCGATCGAATGCATCGGCAACAGCGACGCGCTCTACCACAATGTCGAGCACACCATGCTGGTGACGCTGGCCGGCCACGACATCCTGCGCGGCCGCGCGCTGCATTCGCACATGACCGCGGAGGATTATGCGCATGTCATCATCGCCTGCCTCACCCACGATATCGGCTATGTGCGCGGGCTGTTCGAGGCGGACGGCGAGAACGGCTATCTAGTCGATCCCGACGGCCGCAAGGTGACGCTGACGCGCGGCGCGTCCGACGCAGGCCTGCTGCCCTACCATGTCGACCGCTCCAAGATGTTCGTGATGGAGCGGATCAAGGGCATCCCCCAGCTCGACAAGGGCCGCATCGCGCGCGCCATCGAGGGCACGCGCTTCCCGTTGAACGTGCCCGGCGAGACCGAGGAATTCGGCGAGGAGGCCGCGCTGCTGCGCGCCGCCGACCTGATCGGGCAGCTCGGCGATCCCCACTACATCCGCAAGGCCAACGCGCTGTATCTCGAATTCGAGGAGGCCGGGGTGAACCGCCAGCTCGGCTACGACTCGGCCGCCGACCTCGTCGACCGCTACCCGCAATTCTATTGGGACAGCGTCGCCCCGCAGGTGCAGCGCGCGATCCGCCACCTCAACGTCACCTCCAGCGGCCGGCAATGGATCGCCAATCTCTACAGCAACGTGTTTCGCGCCGAGCGCGACATCTCGCTGTCCGGGCCGCAGCCGTAGACGCGCGTCAAACTATCCTGCGGGAATGTGAGTGTATGACGCGCGACGTCGCAACAATTTCGATGTCGTCCCGGCGAAAGCCGGGACCCATAACCACGGAAGGGCATGGTTGCGCAACGCTGGGGCCGCACCTTTTTTCCAACAACCCAATCCTGTGGTAATGGGTCCCGGCTTTCGCCGGGACGACAGCGGTGGTGGTAGCCGCGCATGGCTCCAATCCGCTCTTTCGCCTTGTCGCGACGCCGGTTCGGGCACAACATCGGCGGATAATGACCGCCTTGCCGTCCGCACCCGCCGTCCCGACCAGACGCTCGCCGCTCAACTGGCTCAACAATCAACCCTATTTGCTGCTCAGCCTGACCTCGCTGTTCTGGGCCGCCAACATCGTGCTGGCGCGGCATGTCGGCAGCCATGTGCCGCCGATCACGCTGACCACGATCCGCTGGTTCGGCGTGTTCCTGATCCTGCTGCCGTTCGCGTGGCCGCATCTGAGAGCGGACTGGCCCAAGCTGCGCAGCGCGCTGCCGCTGATGCTGTTGCTGTCCGCGGTCGGCTTCGCGTTCAACAACGCGATCTCCTACTGGGCCATGCAATATACCGAGGCGCTGAATGCGCTCTTGATCCAGTCGGCCGGCCCGCTGTTCGTGGCGCTGTGGTCGCTGGTGCTGTTCGGCGTGCGGCTGACGCCGGCGCAGCTCGCCGGGATCGCGATCTCGCTCGCCGGCGTGCTCATCATCATCCTGCGCGGCGATGTCGCGGCGCTCGCCTCGATCAGCTTCAACCGCGGCGACATCATGTTCGGCGCTTCACTGGTGTCGTTCGGGCTGTATTCGGCGCTGATCCCGCGGCGGCCGAAAATCCACCAACTCTCGCTGATCTCCTTCACCACCTGCTGCGGCGCGTTGATGCTGCTGCCGGCGGCAATCTGGGAGTTCTCCTCCGGCGCGACCTTGCAGTTCGACCCGCTGACGCTGGCGACGCTGGCCTATGTGCTGATCTTCCCGTCGACGCTGGCCTATCTGTTCTTCAACCGCGGCGTCGCGCTGATCGGCCCGAACCGCGCCGCGCCGTTCTTCCATCTGGTGCCGGTGTTCGGCTCGGCGATGGCGATCCTGCTGCTCGGCGAGACGCTGGCGCCGTATCACCTGATCGGCTACGCGCTGGTGCTCGCCGGCGTCATCATCGCTTCGCGCCAGGGATCGGCGAAAAGGTAGTGCGGCGAACGCCGGAATCGTAGGGTGGGCAAAGGCGCACTTGCGCCGTGCCCTCCATCAAGTGTCGTGCGCGTGAAGGTGGGCACGCTTGCGCTTTGCCCACCCTACGCACTACGGATCCGACCTTACGCCGCCCGCACCTTCTGCAGGAACTCGTCGACCGCATTGCGCAGCGCGCCGGACTGGGTGTCGAGCTGGCGGGCGTTCGAGAGCACGTCGCCTGCCGCGGTGCCGGTGGCGGCGGCCGCCGAGGTGACGCCGCCGATATGGGCCGAGATCTCGCTCGAACCGGCCGCGACCTGCTGGATGTTGCGCGCGATCTCGCGCGTCGCATCGCCCTGCTGGTCGATCGCGGTCGAGATCGAGGCGGTGATCTCGCTCATCTGCGCGATCGTCGCGGTGATGCCGCCGATCGAGGTCACCGCCTCGCCGGTGGAGGACTGCATCGCGGCGACCTGCGCCGAGATCTCCTCGGTCGCCTTCGCGGTCTGGTTGGCCAGCGCCTTCACTTCGGAGGCGACCACCGCGAAGCCGCGGCCGGATTCGCCGGCGCGCGCCGCCTCGATGGTGGCGTTGAGCGCCAGCAGATTGGTCTGGGCGGCGATCGAGTGGATCAGCTTGACCACCTCGCCGATCTTCTCGGCGCCGGTGGAGAGCGCCTGCACGGTGGCATTGGTGCGCTCGGCATCGGCCACCGCCTGGCTTGCGACCTCGCTGGAGCGCGCCACCTGGCGGGCGATCTCGGCGACCGACGAGGAAAGCTCCTCGGCGGCGGCGGCCACGGTGCCGACATTGTTGGAGGCAGAGTCGGAAGCCGCACCGACGGTCGCCGCCCGCGCGCTGGCGTCGCTTGCGGTCGCGGTCATCGATTGCGCGGTGGTCTGCATGCCGGCGGCGGCCGAGGCCACCGAACGGACGATGCCGTTCACGCTACGCTCGAAATCGCTGGCGATGTTCTCCATCGCGGAGCGGCGTTCGCCGGCGGCACGGGCCTGGGTCTCGGCCTCGGCCTTTTCGAGATCGCGGATCCGGATCGCGTTGTCCTTGAACACTTGCACGGTAGCGGCCATCGCGCCGACCTCGTCGCCGCGGCCGACACCGGGAATCTCGCCGTCGAGCTTGCCGTCGGCGATCTCGCGCATGCGGGTGCCGAGCAGATTGAGCGGCCGGGAAATGCTGCGGCCGATCAGCCAGGCGACCGAACCGGAGATGATGCCGATGCCGAGGATGGCCAGCCCGAGCAGCCAGGCGATCGGCCGCATCTTGGCGTCGATGTCGTCGAGATAGGCGCCGGTGCCGAGATACATGTCGAAGCCAGGCACGGCGACCGCGTAGCCGAGCTTGCGGATCGGGGTCTCCTGGCCGGGCTTCACATATTCATAAAACAGCAGGATCGAGCCGTTGGCCTTGACGCCGTTCATCAACTCCCAGGACAGCTTGCGGCCGTTGGTCACGACCTCCATCCGGTTGGTGCCGACCTGTTTCGGATCGGGCGCCAGCACGGTGATGCCGTCATAGCCGGTGCCGAACAGGTAGCCGGAGCCGTTGTCATAGGTCATGGCGTTGGCGCGCTTGCCGAGCTCCGCCATCGCCGCTTCCTTGGTCAGCTTGCCGGCGTCGACGTCCTTCTTGAGGCTTTCCGCGTAGTTCTTCGCCATTTCGACCATGGCCTTGGCCTGGTCGATGCGCGCATTGGTCATCTCGCGCTGGATCAGATTGATCGCGAGAACGCCGGCCGTGCAGAGGCCGACCAGGGTCACCCCGACCAAAATGCCGAGCTTGGGGGTGATCTTCAAATTTGACAGCTTCACGGGGGTCTCCAGGAGCGATGGGGAACGCGACGCGATTGGCGGATTTGATGAGGTTGAAAGTATTGATGCCCCTCACGGTAACGTGAGACATTTACCCGTTGGTTACGGTGGCTCCCCGTAGAAGCCCGGAGGATCGGGCCGCCAGCCGGCCGGCAAGTGTGGAGCGCGCCGCCGGGGTCGCGTAGAAGCATCCGAGGCGACGGGTCCGCCCGTGGCCGAGAGAGCAAGAAGCAAGAACAGAAGACTTCAAATCGGGAGCAGACGATGTCGAAATTCAGGGTGGTGACGCCGAAGGGCGCGAGCTTCACGGTCGCCGGCGGCGGTTATGACTATGAGCGGGAGGCGCTCGACCCGATCGGTGCCGAGATCATCGAGGCGCCGGCCAACGAAGCCGAATTCATCGCCGCCGCGAGAACCGCGGATGCGATCTACGCCAAGGGCATGCCGATCACCAAGGCGGTGATCGACGCGCTGGAAACCTGCAAGGTGATCACGCTCGGCAGCGTCGGCGTCGACTCGGTCGACGTCAAGGCCGCGACCGCCCGCGGCATCCCCGTCACCAACATCCCCGACACCTTCATCGAGGAGGTCGCCGACCACGCCATGATGCTGCTGCTGTCAGGCTTCCGCCGCCTGGTCGAGCAGGACAAGATGGTGCGCAGCGGCCGCTGGGCCGAAGGCCGGCCGGCGCTCTTGAAGATTCCGCGCCTGATGGGCCAGACGCTCGGCTTCGTCTCGTTCGGCCGCGTCGCCCGTGCGGTGGCCAAACGCGCCGCGCCGTTCGGGTTGCGGATGATGGCCTACGATCCCTTCATCCAGGAAACGCTGATGTACGACCACGGCGTGATCCCCGCGACATTGTCGGAGGTGCTCACGCAGTCGGATTTCGTCTCGATGCACGCGCCGGCGCGGCCCGAGGTGCATCACATGCTGACCGAGAAGCATTTCCGCCAGATGAAAAAATCCGCCGTCTTCATCAACACCGGTCGCGGCGCCACGGTCGACGAGGAGTCGCTGATCAAGGCCCTGCAGGAGGGCTGGATCGCGCATGCCGCGCTCGACGTGCTGGAGAAGGAACCGCCGTCGCACAACAATCCGATGCTCGGAATGGACAATGTTACCTTGACCGCCCATGTCGCCTCGGCCTCGGCACGTTTCGACGAAGCGCGCAAGCGTCGCGTGGGCTACGAATTGTCACTAGTGCTGCAAGGCATGTGGCCGGTAAGCTGCGTCAACCCGTCGGTGCTGCAGAACACCGCGCTGCGCCGCTGGCAGCCCGTCAGCATGGATCGCGGTCCGAACAGCTAAGGCGGGAAATGCGTGCTCGCGCGAGGTTCGCGCGAGCATGCGCAGCAAGGCCGAAGAGCCCTCACCGGCGATCAACGCCGGGAGGGTCACAAAGCAGGGAGGAATGCATGAGGAACGACCTCACCCGTCGTGACGCGCTGGCGCTGGGGCTATCGGCGGCAGCACTGGCCGCAACCGGCGCATCCGCGCAGGAGGCATCGAAGATCAAGGCGGCCGACGCGGCGGCGCCGTCGCTGCCGATCGAGAAAGGCGCGTCCTTGCGCATGCTGCGCCCGGTGCGCTTCGTGCAGGCCGACGAGGACGTGTTCCGCGCCAACGC from Bradyrhizobium genosp. L includes:
- a CDS encoding metal-dependent phosphohydrolase — encoded protein: MMTLPELAADALGKFLGEYMQRRFGSSQTELVEMVPSIARIAIECIGNSDALYHNVEHTMLVTLAGHDILRGRALHSHMTAEDYAHVIIACLTHDIGYVRGLFEADGENGYLVDPDGRKVTLTRGASDAGLLPYHVDRSKMFVMERIKGIPQLDKGRIARAIEGTRFPLNVPGETEEFGEEAALLRAADLIGQLGDPHYIRKANALYLEFEEAGVNRQLGYDSAADLVDRYPQFYWDSVAPQVQRAIRHLNVTSSGRQWIANLYSNVFRAERDISLSGPQP
- a CDS encoding methyl-accepting chemotaxis protein, coding for MKLSNLKITPKLGILVGVTLVGLCTAGVLAINLIQREMTNARIDQAKAMVEMAKNYAESLKKDVDAGKLTKEAAMAELGKRANAMTYDNGSGYLFGTGYDGITVLAPDPKQVGTNRMEVVTNGRKLSWELMNGVKANGSILLFYEYVKPGQETPIRKLGYAVAVPGFDMYLGTGAYLDDIDAKMRPIAWLLGLAILGIGIISGSVAWLIGRSISRPLNLLGTRMREIADGKLDGEIPGVGRGDEVGAMAATVQVFKDNAIRIRDLEKAEAETQARAAGERRSAMENIASDFERSVNGIVRSVASAAAGMQTTAQSMTATASDASARAATVGAASDSASNNVGTVAAAAEELSSSVAEIARQVARSSEVASQAVADAERTNATVQALSTGAEKIGEVVKLIHSIAAQTNLLALNATIEAARAGESGRGFAVVASEVKALANQTAKATEEISAQVAAMQSSTGEAVTSIGGITATIAQMSEITASISTAIDQQGDATREIARNIQQVAAGSSEISAHIGGVTSAAAATGTAAGDVLSNARQLDTQSGALRNAVDEFLQKVRAA
- a CDS encoding DUF1330 domain-containing protein, with the protein product MGVDLLNIKGLGELDRAAPVVMVNLMRFRPRSLDGDGSGRDAYLRYSALTVPMIKARGGTLLWTGNAEAVALGEPAGQQWDYIALVYYPSVADFIDMMTSADYETRCDPHRNNGCEAHVIIATREAYSKFKATQL
- a CDS encoding TetR/AcrR family transcriptional regulator — encoded protein: MPPRSYVSPARSAAAAETRERVLEAASRTLREGESIARFSLDTVAKAAGVTRLTVYNQFGSRRGLLEAVFDGIARQGGLHQLAEAWTTPDPQAALDRVIEIFCGFWSRDPAIGRLHDAMATDPEFAEAIRERNDRRRRGFTAMVDRIAGDAASPQARKDAVDLLFMLTSYPTFASLRPGRTREEVCRLLQAACRGVIAPLSSYNSRAAPNTQRRPGEGRDP
- a CDS encoding DMT family transporter → MTALPSAPAVPTRRSPLNWLNNQPYLLLSLTSLFWAANIVLARHVGSHVPPITLTTIRWFGVFLILLPFAWPHLRADWPKLRSALPLMLLLSAVGFAFNNAISYWAMQYTEALNALLIQSAGPLFVALWSLVLFGVRLTPAQLAGIAISLAGVLIIILRGDVAALASISFNRGDIMFGASLVSFGLYSALIPRRPKIHQLSLISFTTCCGALMLLPAAIWEFSSGATLQFDPLTLATLAYVLIFPSTLAYLFFNRGVALIGPNRAAPFFHLVPVFGSAMAILLLGETLAPYHLIGYALVLAGVIIASRQGSAKR
- a CDS encoding C-terminal binding protein; its protein translation is MSKFRVVTPKGASFTVAGGGYDYEREALDPIGAEIIEAPANEAEFIAAARTADAIYAKGMPITKAVIDALETCKVITLGSVGVDSVDVKAATARGIPVTNIPDTFIEEVADHAMMLLLSGFRRLVEQDKMVRSGRWAEGRPALLKIPRLMGQTLGFVSFGRVARAVAKRAAPFGLRMMAYDPFIQETLMYDHGVIPATLSEVLTQSDFVSMHAPARPEVHHMLTEKHFRQMKKSAVFINTGRGATVDEESLIKALQEGWIAHAALDVLEKEPPSHNNPMLGMDNVTLTAHVASASARFDEARKRRVGYELSLVLQGMWPVSCVNPSVLQNTALRRWQPVSMDRGPNS